From Microlunatus capsulatus, a single genomic window includes:
- a CDS encoding ATP-dependent helicase yields the protein MYRLVRSATPLAEGAAAAPPRLDAAQQAVVDHPGGPLLVLAGPGTGKTTTLVESVVARIEQRGVTPDSILVLTFSRRAAADLRTRIAARLGRTVVTPMAMTFHAFCYALVRRFGERLGAENDTAATSGASAPVRLLTGPEQDFRVRETLQGSLETSRADWPDSLARAFPTRAFASEVRAVLAKARQLGMDPDDVIAAGRAAGRAEWVSIGEFFEEYLDVMDAEGVLDYAELVHRSRILLTDPEVVATLRREIGCVYVDEYQDTDPAQVRLLQTIAGSGADVVVVGDPDQSIYAFRGAEARGILDFPDLFRTRDGAPAPVLALQQTRRFGPALLAASRSVASRLGIPRSLPPDVYQAFRHPSPDPTRPRGRVEVLTCTSAGAEAEHIAEILRAAHLRDGIPWEEMAVLVRSGRASIPPLARALVSAGVPVEVAGDEIPLAADPAVRPLLLALQVATRSRVLGPEEAQLLLTSPLGGLDAMATRRLGRALRQAERAELAGTAMPRPSAELLALGLRQPELLAECDGGADAEAAGALADLLRRCERAVAAGSTAEEVLWLLWSRTGWPARLRRESAYGGDTGRRANRDLDAVCALFEIAARSEEVAGLRGVTGFLAEVEGQQIPADTLRESELRGGGVRVLTAHRSKGLEWELVVVAGVQEGTWPDVRRRGSLLEADRLGRRGVSEAVPTAQRIAEERRLFYVACTRARRRLVVTAVAGTEGEGDQPSRFLPELGVTVQLLPGRPRRPLSLAALVGELRRVSVDAEAPPPLREQAALRLARLADATGADGRPLVPSAAPTAWWGMRELSDAPAPVVAPGAAVRLSGSQLGNVLACPRQWFLARQAHGEPVRNTAASFGSLVHVLAEHGAQTDDPEELAGHLDAVWNQLDFDANWLSAVERVEAESALERFAAWQAGRPGQELLGTEVPFTCDVELGDERVHLTGTADRVERDPDGRIRIVDFKTSRAAPGAADVALQDQLGVYQLAVAADAFAEVAGPGARPAGAELVYLRLADGTTGHPKVFQQASLDDVPFPVGLPETDDPADAAVQPTWVHRRLAEAASVIRSERFEARIGAACRYCPFRGSCPTQSAGQQVVA from the coding sequence ATGTACCGCCTCGTCCGCTCCGCCACCCCGCTCGCCGAGGGCGCCGCCGCCGCGCCGCCGCGGCTCGACGCCGCCCAGCAGGCCGTCGTCGACCACCCCGGCGGGCCGCTCCTGGTCCTGGCCGGGCCGGGCACCGGCAAGACGACGACGCTGGTCGAGTCGGTGGTGGCCCGGATCGAGCAGCGGGGCGTGACGCCGGACAGCATCCTCGTGCTGACGTTCTCCCGCCGCGCGGCGGCCGACCTGCGGACGCGGATCGCGGCCCGGCTGGGCCGGACCGTCGTCACGCCGATGGCCATGACGTTCCACGCCTTCTGCTACGCCCTCGTCCGCCGCTTCGGCGAGCGGCTGGGGGCCGAGAACGACACGGCCGCCACCTCCGGCGCGTCCGCGCCCGTGCGGCTGCTGACCGGCCCCGAGCAGGACTTCCGCGTCCGCGAGACGCTGCAGGGGAGCCTGGAGACCTCCCGCGCCGACTGGCCCGACAGCCTGGCCCGCGCGTTCCCCACCCGCGCCTTCGCCAGCGAGGTCCGCGCCGTGCTGGCCAAGGCCCGGCAGCTGGGGATGGACCCCGACGACGTCATCGCCGCCGGCCGGGCGGCCGGCCGCGCCGAGTGGGTGAGCATCGGGGAGTTCTTCGAGGAGTACCTCGACGTGATGGACGCCGAGGGCGTCCTCGACTACGCCGAGCTGGTGCACCGCAGCCGCATCCTGCTCACCGACCCCGAGGTGGTCGCGACGCTGCGCCGCGAGATCGGCTGCGTCTACGTCGACGAGTACCAGGACACCGACCCGGCCCAGGTCCGGCTGCTGCAGACCATCGCCGGCTCCGGGGCCGACGTCGTCGTGGTGGGGGACCCCGACCAGTCGATCTACGCCTTCCGGGGCGCCGAGGCTCGCGGCATCCTCGACTTCCCCGACCTCTTCCGCACCCGCGACGGCGCCCCGGCCCCGGTGCTCGCCCTCCAGCAGACCCGGCGCTTCGGCCCGGCCCTGCTGGCCGCCAGCCGCAGCGTCGCCAGCCGGCTCGGCATCCCGCGGTCGCTGCCGCCCGACGTCTACCAGGCCTTCCGGCACCCGAGCCCCGACCCGACGCGGCCCCGCGGCCGCGTCGAGGTGCTGACCTGCACCAGCGCGGGCGCCGAGGCCGAGCACATCGCCGAGATCCTGCGCGCCGCCCACCTGCGCGACGGCATCCCCTGGGAGGAGATGGCGGTGCTGGTCCGCTCGGGCCGCGCCAGCATCCCGCCGCTGGCCCGGGCGCTCGTCTCGGCCGGGGTGCCCGTCGAGGTGGCCGGCGACGAGATCCCGCTGGCCGCCGACCCGGCCGTCCGGCCGCTGCTGCTCGCGCTGCAGGTGGCCACCCGCAGCCGCGTGCTCGGGCCTGAGGAGGCGCAGCTGCTGCTGACCTCCCCGCTCGGCGGCCTGGACGCCATGGCCACCCGACGGCTGGGCCGCGCCCTGCGGCAGGCCGAGCGCGCCGAGCTGGCCGGGACCGCGATGCCCCGGCCCTCGGCCGAGCTGCTGGCGCTGGGCCTGCGCCAGCCCGAGCTGCTGGCCGAGTGCGACGGCGGTGCCGACGCCGAGGCGGCCGGCGCGCTGGCCGACCTGCTGCGCCGCTGCGAGCGCGCCGTCGCCGCGGGCAGCACCGCCGAGGAGGTGCTCTGGCTGCTCTGGTCGCGCACCGGCTGGCCCGCCCGGCTGCGCCGCGAGTCGGCCTACGGCGGCGACACCGGTCGCCGGGCCAACCGCGACCTGGACGCGGTGTGCGCCCTGTTCGAGATCGCCGCGCGCAGCGAGGAGGTCGCCGGCCTGCGCGGGGTGACCGGCTTCCTGGCCGAGGTCGAGGGCCAGCAGATCCCCGCCGACACCCTGCGCGAGTCCGAGCTGCGCGGCGGCGGCGTGCGGGTGCTGACGGCCCACCGCTCCAAGGGCCTGGAGTGGGAGCTGGTCGTCGTCGCCGGCGTCCAGGAGGGCACCTGGCCCGACGTCCGCCGCCGGGGCTCGCTGCTGGAGGCCGACCGGCTGGGCCGCCGCGGCGTCTCCGAGGCCGTGCCCACCGCGCAGCGGATCGCCGAGGAGCGACGGCTGTTCTACGTCGCCTGCACCCGCGCCCGCAGGCGGCTGGTCGTCACCGCCGTCGCGGGCACCGAGGGGGAGGGCGACCAGCCCTCCCGCTTCCTGCCCGAGCTCGGCGTCACCGTGCAGCTGCTGCCCGGCCGGCCCCGCCGTCCGCTCTCGCTGGCCGCCCTGGTCGGGGAGCTGCGCCGGGTCAGCGTCGACGCCGAGGCGCCGCCGCCGCTCCGCGAGCAGGCCGCCCTCCGGCTGGCCCGGCTCGCCGACGCGACCGGCGCCGACGGCCGCCCGCTGGTGCCCTCCGCGGCGCCGACGGCGTGGTGGGGGATGCGCGAGCTCAGCGACGCGCCGGCGCCGGTCGTCGCACCCGGTGCCGCCGTCCGGCTCTCGGGCAGCCAGCTCGGCAACGTGCTCGCCTGCCCGCGGCAGTGGTTCCTGGCCCGGCAGGCGCACGGCGAGCCGGTCCGGAACACGGCGGCCAGCTTCGGCTCGCTGGTGCACGTGCTGGCCGAGCACGGGGCGCAGACCGATGACCCCGAGGAGCTCGCCGGCCACCTCGACGCGGTCTGGAACCAGCTGGACTTCGACGCCAACTGGCTCTCGGCCGTCGAGCGGGTGGAGGCCGAGTCGGCGCTGGAGCGGTTCGCCGCCTGGCAGGCCGGCCGCCCCGGCCAGGAGCTGCTGGGCACCGAGGTGCCGTTCACCTGCGACGTGGAGCTGGGCGACGAGCGCGTCCACCTCACCGGCACCGCCGACCGGGTCGAGCGCGACCCCGACGGCCGGATCCGGATCGTCGACTTCAAGACCTCCCGGGCCGCCCCCGGTGCCGCCGACGTCGCCCTCCAGGACCAGCTGGGCGTCTACCAGCTGGCCGTCGCCGCGGACGCGTTCGCCGAGGTCGCCGGCCCGGGCGCCCGCC